One Perognathus longimembris pacificus isolate PPM17 chromosome 2, ASM2315922v1, whole genome shotgun sequence DNA segment encodes these proteins:
- the Znf804b gene encoding zinc finger protein 804B, translating into MACYLVISSRHLSNGHYRSIKGVFRGPLCKNESPAPDFAEKEKSTEKAMEDVKANFYCELCDKQYHKHQEFDNHINSYDHAHKQRLKELKQREFARNVASKSWKDEKKQEKALKRLHQLAELRQRSECVSGNGPAYKAPRIAIEKQLQQGIFPVKNGRKVSCVKNALLLKGKNLPRSASDKQRFATPNRHQLQSDRHYLFGNRVAQTSSDLSSVNHRAGVSFSFSKKVHLKLESSASVFSENTEETHDCNKSPTYKVKQTVGKCKCCRFANEDTHLSKEENINMSPNFLESVSNIFSRSSKMLQDRNESSDEALEDSDDIHASFSKSQLCLSDIQCTPSNRQKETINTLKNSSENCFNHPCQTHASTTASNIYKHSGARTFNCLDEFPSPRPSKEKNTVHLNAHCREKPLDETESISKNVQRLLKECPHDVTSKPLPFLHVQSKDGHTTLQWPRELLLFTKTEPCISYGCNPLYFDFKLSRNTKDGQNSDDFKPESDKEVLEIKRKRESQVSGLIKDPQKLIQEDNQSLKPKMMEPNPDLENIQRKYNLGYNNSEPNKNEQNFSENNLEFKTLEVPDYIEMALKDCIERKNNSDSEPSKAHWQHFGRVVLNNVDEGLSFPHTSRTKKHKLISCSPHSEFEDEKQFKWKSGAYIAGIHGDHGKDLNVVLNNSMSMSSSTTGCGNQSYKRCSSESPRNGYTSPVNTSPRSISSLRSTCSSHVSNSNGSSSLFCFCQREHIALERHKRKHREGNCVYLADETTDSNCLKSETQRDRNCKLWNLFKRKKYSKRKYCHCRERDKLDTLQQFSGPKSLRISHCDSSSQISCARNSEKLLNCQEPQHHRLSSYSRQRIYCLNKSKGSQESLSNSHICDPGNVKGRLCNSETICCLLRNCSSGPLETTQHPIIERTPLTAKSLLERIQAKKGQEQLTNVEISSNSCIDESEAHSQIQPTVQVIPPGYNRHTLPLLERRQQSNERRNDTGDIIQRTTEREKSKISKKKNFTDCDNSLSTDIINTVDESQSRNRKRNPTTKEQSKSLISEVQSFLQSCDTVPTDFSCVFPANRYTAVADSTETKEDQINPDIQDVSMHMNHTEGNINTYYDRTMQRHDKVEGEFDMCHKSFSPPLIQQPITFSPDEIDKYKLLQLQAQQHMQKQLLSKHLRVLPAAGPAAFTPASAVQTVPVHQHTSITTIHHTFLQHFALSASISSHSSHLPIAHLHPLSQPHFTPFSFSTLTPTIIPAHPTFLAGHPLHLVTTAPFHPPHITLQPLPSAAFIPTLFGPHLNPATTSIIHLNPLIQPVFQGQDLYPYSCSSQMQQFSGVRETLNMAAHLN; encoded by the exons agACTAAAAGAATTAAAGCAACGAGAATTTGCTCGAAATGTAGCTTCCAAGTCatggaaagatgaaaagaaacaagaaaaagcacTTAAGCGACTTCATCAACTGGCTGAGCTAAGACAGCGGTCTGAATG TGTTTCTGGAAATGGACCAGCATACAAAGCTCCCCGGATAGCCATAGAAAAGCAACTCCAACAGGGAATTTTCCCAGTGAAGAATGGCAGAAAGGTGTCATGTGTGAAGAACGCTCTACTCCTTAAGGGAAAGAATCTCCCCAGAAGTGCTTCTGATAAGCAGCGATTTGCCACACCAAATAGACACCAGTTACAATCAGACAGGCATTATTTGTTTGGAAATCGAGTAGCACAAacatcttctgatctcagcagTGTAAATCACAGGGCTGGagtgtcattttcattttcaaaaaaagTGCATCTTAAATTAGAATCTTCAGCCTCAGTTTTCAGTGAGAACACAGAAGAAACCCATGACTGCAACAAGTCACCCACCTATAAAGTAAAACAAACTGTGGGAAAATGCAAGTGCTGCAGGTTTGCTAATGAGGATACACATCTCTCCAAGGAAGAGAATATAAACATGTCTCCAAACTTTCTGGAGAGTGTTTCAAACATCTTCTCCAGAAGCTCTAAAATGCTGCAAGACAGAAATGAATCCAGTGATGAGGCACTGGAAGATTCTGATGACATTCATGCTTCTTTCTCTAAATCTCAACTTTGTCTTTCAGATATCCAGTGTACTCCTTCCAATagacagaaagaaactataaataCACTGAAGAACTCTTCAGAAAACTGCTTTAATCACCCATGCCAGACACATGCTTCCACTACCGCATCAAACATTTATAAGCATAGTGGTGCCAGGACATTTAATTGTCTGGATGAATTTCCCTCACCAAGGCcaagcaaagaaaagaatacagTGCACCTGAATGCTCATTGCAGAGAAAAACCATTAGATGAGACAGAAAGCATTAGCAAAAATGTTCAAAGACTTCTAAAAGAATGTCCCCATGATGTGACATCCAAACCATTGCCCTTTCTCCATGTACAGAGCAAGGATGGCCACACGACTTTACAATGGCCTAGAGAACTTTTACTCTTTACCAAGACAGAGCCCTGTATCTCTTATGGCTGCAACCCCCTATATTTTGATTTTAAGCTTTCTCGAAATACAAAAGATGGCCAAAATTCAGATGACTTCAAGCCAGAATCTGATAAAGAAGTcttggaaataaagagaaaaagggagagtcAAGTCTCAGGTTTAATCAAAGATCCACAAAAATTGATCCAAGAAGATAATCAATCTCTCAAACCAAAGATGATGGAACCTAATCCAGATTTGGAAAATATCCAGAGAAAATACAACTTGGGCTACAACAATTCTGAGCCAAACAAGAATGAACAAAATTTTAGTGAAAATAATTTGGAATTCAAAACTCTGGAAGTGCCTGATTACATTGAAATGGCTCTAAAGGATTGTATAGAAAGGAAGAATAATTCTGATTCTGAACCATCAAAGGCCCATTGGCAACATTTTGGAAGAGTAGTTCTAAATAATGTGGATGAGGGTCTATCCTTTCCTCATACCTCTAGGACTAAAAAGCATAAACTGATTTCCTGTAGTCCTCATTCAGAGTTCGAGGatgaaaaacaatttaaatggAAATCTGGTGCTTATATAGCAGGAATTCATGGCGACCATGGGAAGGATTTGAATGTGGTTTTGAATAACAGCATGTCCATGAGTAGCAGTACTACTGGATGTGGAAACCAAAGTTACAAGAGATGTTCTTCAGAATCACCTCGGAATGGATACACCAGCCCTGTGAACACTTCTCCCAGAAGCATCTCTAGCTTGAGAAGCACTTGTTCAAGTCACGTGTCCAATAGTAATGGCAGCAGTAGTTTGTTCTGCTTCTGTCAAAGGGAACACATTGCATTGGAAaggcacaaaagaaaacacagagaggGTAATTGTGTGTACTTGGCTGATGAAACAACAGACAGCAATTGCCTGAAGTCTGAAACTCAGAGAGATAGGAACTGTAAATTGTGGAATTTATTTAAACGTAAAAAATACTCAAAACGTAAATATTGTCACTGCAGAGAAAGAGATAAACTGGATACACTTCAACAATTTTCAGGGCCCAAATCTCTAAGAATCAGCCACTGTGATTCTAGCTCACAGATATCTTGTGCTAGAAACAGTGAAAAACTACTTAATTGCCAGgaacctcagcaccacagactGAGCTCTTACTCAAGACAGAGAATATATTGCTTAAATAAAAGCAAGGGAAGTCAAGAGTCTTTGAGCAACTCCCACATTTGTGATCCAGGAAATGTGAAGGGCAGGTTGTGTAATTCAGAGACTATCTGCTGCCTCCTAAGGAACTGCTCTAGTGGTCCTTTAGAAACCACACAGCACCCCATTATAGAGAGGACTCCTCTGACAGCCAAAAGCCTTTTAGAAAGAATACAAGCCAAGAAGGGTCAGGAACAATTAACTAATGTTGAGATCTCTTCAAACAGTTGTATAGATGAATCAGAGGCTCATTCCCAAATCCAACCCACAGTTCAGGTAATACCACCAGGCTATAACAGACACACATTACCTTTGTTAGAAAGAAGACAACAgtcaaatgaaagaagaaatgataCAGGAGATATCATTCAAAGGACTACTGAGAGAGAGAAATCCAAAatctcaaagaaaaagaacttcacTGATTGTGATAACAGTCTTTCTACAGATATAATTAATACAGTAGATGAGTCTCAGTCGCGAAACAGAAAAAGGAACCCAACCACGAAAGAGCAATCAAAATCTTTAATTAGTGAAGTCCAATCTTTTCTTCAAAGCTGTGACACAGTACCAACTGATTTCTCTTGTGTTTTTCCAGCAAACAGATATACTGCTGTAGCTGATTCAACAGAGACCAAAGAGGACCAAATAAATCCAGACATACAGGATGTAAGCATGCATATGAATCACACAGAGGGGAATATAAACACTTACTATGACAGAACTATGCAGAGGCATGACAAAGTAGAAGGTGAATTTGACATGTGTCATAaatctttctctccccctttaATTCAGCAGCCCATAACCTTTTCTCCCGatgaaatagataaatataagCTTCTACAGCTACAAGCACAGCAGCACATGCAGAAACAGCTCTTGTCAAAGCATCTTCGAGTTTTGCCTGCTGCAGGGCCTGCTGCCTTCACTCCTGCCTCAGCTGTACAGACAGTTCCAGTCCACCAGCACACATCCATCACCACCATCCACCACACCTTCTTACAGCATTTTGCTCTTTCTGCTTCCATAAGTTCCCACAGCAGTCACCTCCCAATAGCTCATCTCCACCCACTTTCACAGCCACATTTCACTCCATTCTCATTTTCAACCCTGACTCCAACCATTATCCCTGCACACCCCACTTTCTTAGCAGGTCATCCCTTGCATCTAGTCACCACTGCCCCTTTTCACCCTCCTCACATAACACTTCAACCCCTGCCATCTGCAGCATTTATTCCCACATTGTTTGGCCCTCACTTAAATCCTGCCACAACTTCAATCATCCACTTGAATCCTTTAATCCAACCAGTGTTCCAAGGTCAAGACCTGTACCCCTACTCATGCTCCAGCCAGATGCAACAGTTCAGTGGAGTGAGAGAGACCTTAAATATGGCAGCACACTTGAACTGA